The Triticum dicoccoides isolate Atlit2015 ecotype Zavitan chromosome 6A, WEW_v2.0, whole genome shotgun sequence genome has a window encoding:
- the LOC119318059 gene encoding uncharacterized protein LOC119318059 isoform X2 has product MHHGSTSAPLVDSHQIRPPHSPSVVRTSPADPSAIRESSHQRRLRVPLRQECSCRGGFPPAAWGRRCPLQLGLLAGDLTVTSPSAVYAACSSVSLSTGKGEGRS; this is encoded by the exons ATGCATCACGGCAGCACTTCAGCTCCTCTTGTGGATTCTCACCAGATCAGGCCACCTCACTCACCTTCAG TTGTCAGGACCTCACCGGCAGATCCCTCAGCTATCAGGGAAAGCAGCCATCAGCGGAGATTGAGGGTGCCTCTCCGGCAAGAGTGCTCGTGTCGTGGTGGTTTCCCACCAGCAGCATGGGGGAGACGGTGTCCTCTGCAGCTAGGTCTACTTGCTGGCGACCTCACCGTCACCAGCCCATCTGCAG TCTATGCTGCATGCTCGTCAGTGAGCCTGTCAACAGGAAAGGGAGAGGGTAGAAGTTGA
- the LOC119318059 gene encoding uncharacterized protein LOC119318059 isoform X3, whose translation MHHGSTSAPLVDSHQIRPPHSPSVVRTSPADPSAIRESSHQRRLRVPLRQECSCRGGFPPAAWGRRCPLQLGLLAGDLTVTSPSADGLKTKICHR comes from the exons ATGCATCACGGCAGCACTTCAGCTCCTCTTGTGGATTCTCACCAGATCAGGCCACCTCACTCACCTTCAG TTGTCAGGACCTCACCGGCAGATCCCTCAGCTATCAGGGAAAGCAGCCATCAGCGGAGATTGAGGGTGCCTCTCCGGCAAGAGTGCTCGTGTCGTGGTGGTTTCCCACCAGCAGCATGGGGGAGACGGTGTCCTCTGCAGCTAGGTCTACTTGCTGGCGACCTCACCGTCACCAGCCCATCTGCAG ATGGTCTGAAAACCAAGATATGCCACAGATAA
- the LOC119318059 gene encoding uncharacterized protein LOC119318059 isoform X4: protein MHHGSTSAPLVDSHQIRPPHSPSVVRTSPADPSAIRESSHQRRLRVPLRQECSCRGGFPPAAWGRRCPLQLGLLAGDLTVTSPSAAYLNGYGS, encoded by the exons ATGCATCACGGCAGCACTTCAGCTCCTCTTGTGGATTCTCACCAGATCAGGCCACCTCACTCACCTTCAG TTGTCAGGACCTCACCGGCAGATCCCTCAGCTATCAGGGAAAGCAGCCATCAGCGGAGATTGAGGGTGCCTCTCCGGCAAGAGTGCTCGTGTCGTGGTGGTTTCCCACCAGCAGCATGGGGGAGACGGTGTCCTCTGCAGCTAGGTCTACTTGCTGGCGACCTCACCGTCACCAGCCCATCTGCAG CCTACTTGAATGGATATGGTTCCTGA